One window of Candidatus Dormiibacterota bacterium genomic DNA carries:
- a CDS encoding HD domain-containing phosphohydrolase, with translation MRLPIRYKIILPFAVLLVFVGVIGSGVATARLTDAAAAKFDADLLHSSLLANQSVAQVEAARLADLRLATDTVGVAESLAANDIDGLTRLLTPIAGNVTTASIQLRVLDANGREVLRIQGSRGSSGPVAVTNPSEFAMEPAVVKVLAGEPDPAAGDRRLFLSSQPSPPMLYWTGAVRTSGQRIVGAVLVGQSLAEIARGIDGSAFYDRSGTLLASALASPPIASDAVRRQVTAQATVRPTIDESHPGHAYWALFSTWTMRGSQFGYLAVQANADSLLSVVNQVRLILTLVFTAAALLTLLVGTATASRLTRPIEGLVRSMRVVSAGNLQHRASVTSKDEIGYLAQAFNEMTASLEEKTIALEETAFASMEALARAIDARDPSTFGHSARVAAVSIEIADEMQLPVKERESLRRAALLHDIGKIGVQDRVLRKPGPLNDAEMDEMREHSRIGHDMLQGLRFLRPSLPGILHHHERWDGGGYPSGISGTEIPLLVRIIAVADVFDALTSDRPYRQGLSFEAATAAIRRDAGMKFDPDVVSAFMARRPVIEALLRKMGKTVLSAQQPEAA, from the coding sequence ATGCGGCTTCCCATTCGTTACAAGATCATCCTGCCGTTCGCGGTGCTGCTGGTCTTCGTCGGTGTGATCGGCAGCGGCGTCGCGACGGCACGCTTGACCGATGCCGCGGCCGCGAAATTCGACGCCGACCTGCTGCACAGCAGCCTGCTGGCGAACCAATCCGTGGCGCAGGTGGAAGCTGCGCGCCTCGCGGACCTGCGTCTCGCCACCGACACCGTTGGCGTGGCGGAGTCGTTGGCCGCGAACGATATCGATGGCCTGACGCGGTTGCTGACGCCGATCGCGGGCAACGTCACCACCGCCAGCATCCAGCTCCGGGTGCTCGACGCCAATGGCAGGGAGGTTCTTCGCATCCAGGGTTCGCGGGGCAGTTCCGGACCGGTCGCGGTCACGAACCCTTCGGAGTTCGCCATGGAGCCCGCGGTCGTCAAGGTCCTGGCGGGCGAGCCCGACCCGGCAGCTGGCGACCGGCGGCTTTTTCTTTCCAGTCAGCCGTCCCCACCGATGCTCTACTGGACGGGAGCCGTGCGCACGTCCGGCCAGCGAATCGTTGGCGCGGTCCTGGTCGGCCAGTCGCTCGCCGAGATCGCCAGGGGAATCGACGGGTCGGCTTTCTACGACCGTTCTGGCACGTTGCTGGCGAGTGCGCTGGCGAGCCCGCCGATTGCCAGCGACGCGGTGCGGCGTCAGGTGACGGCGCAGGCGACGGTTCGGCCGACGATAGATGAGAGCCACCCGGGTCACGCCTACTGGGCGCTGTTCAGCACCTGGACGATGCGCGGCAGCCAGTTCGGATACCTGGCCGTGCAGGCCAACGCTGATTCGCTGTTGAGCGTCGTGAATCAGGTCCGCCTCATCCTGACGCTGGTCTTTACCGCGGCCGCCTTGCTGACGCTCCTGGTCGGCACGGCAACCGCGTCGCGACTGACCCGTCCCATCGAAGGGCTCGTGCGCTCGATGCGGGTGGTATCGGCGGGAAATCTCCAGCATCGGGCCAGCGTCACCTCCAAGGACGAGATCGGTTATCTCGCGCAGGCCTTCAACGAAATGACCGCCAGCCTCGAAGAAAAGACGATCGCGCTCGAGGAAACGGCCTTTGCGAGCATGGAGGCCCTGGCCCGGGCGATCGACGCGCGCGACCCCTCGACCTTCGGGCACTCCGCTCGCGTCGCCGCCGTGAGCATCGAAATCGCCGATGAGATGCAGCTACCGGTGAAGGAGCGCGAGTCGCTGCGCCGGGCGGCGCTGCTGCACGACATCGGCAAGATCGGCGTCCAGGACCGCGTGCTTCGCAAGCCCGGTCCGCTCAACGACGCCGAGATGGACGAAATGCGCGAGCATTCGCGGATCGGCCACGACATGCTCCAAGGGCTGCGCTTCCTGCGGCCGAGCTTGCCAGGCATTCTCCATCACCATGAGCGCTGGGACGGCGGCGGCTATCCGTCCGGGATTAGCGGAACCGAGATCCCGCTGCTCGTCCGGATCATCGCGGTGGCGGACGTCTTCGACGCCCTTACCTCCGATCGACCGTACCGGCAGGGGTTGAGCTTCGAGGCCGCGACCGCCGCGATCCGTCGCGACGCCGGGATGAAATTCGACCCCGACGTCGTCTCCGCGTTCATGGCGCGGCGCCCCGTCATCGAGGCGTTGCTTCGCAAGATGGGGAAGACCGTCTTGAGCGCGCAGCAGCCCGAGGCCGCATGA